In Malus sylvestris chromosome 16, drMalSylv7.2, whole genome shotgun sequence, the following are encoded in one genomic region:
- the LOC126608985 gene encoding F-box/kelch-repeat protein At1g16250-like: MESLHQCIIPGLSDDLALRCLAKVSHGYHGLLETVSKTWRDLLRSSDYANYKAREGWCGDWLFVLTEGSNNEWVAYDPEADRWHPLPKIPTAHGDWKHFGFSSIGVCNRFFVIGGSYAQNDPPVPHLKSLVTNEVMQFDPFKKQWTSVASMLTPRTHFACSVVSGKIYVVGGRNLSCTRGLALAEVYDPVANKWEALPPMLNPQMDCLGLSFKGRFHVLSDQVGLPDQNTSEVFTPSDGTWRTVEDIWPFSRAMQFAAQVIGDNRIYTVVDWGESLIKTRDTEKGEWYTIGSVPSVIFHDHPRLLEAFGYGFAALRHELYVLGGKALRWEQSGAGRFDIVKLGLVRVCNPSAKPLKWRETRPMIGSARGTVIGCASMEEESSFLTR; this comes from the exons AT GGAGTCTCTGCACCAGTGTATTATTCCTGGATTGTCTGATGATTTGGCGTTGAGATGCTTGGCAAAGGTGTCTCATGGGTACCATGGATTGCTTGAAACTGTCTCAAAGACGTGGAGAGATTTATTACGCAGCTCGGACTATGCTAACTATAAAGCTAGAGAAGGATGGTGCGGCGACTGGCTGTTTGTTCTTACAGAAGGATCTAACAATGAGTGGGTTGCTTATGATCCTGAAGCTGATAGGTGGCATCCTTTGCCAAAGATTCCCACCGCTCATGGTGACTGGAAACACTTTGGATTTTCAAGTATTGGTGTCTGCAACCGATTTTTCGTTATTGGAGGGTCCTATGCGCAGAATGACCCACCGGTTCCCCACCTAAAGTCTTTGGTAACAAATGAGGTGATGCAGTTTGATCCGTTTAAGAAACAATGGACCAGTGTGGCAAGCATGCTTACACCGCGTACTCATTTTGCATGTAGTGTTGTTTCTGGTAAAATTTACGTTGTTGGGGGCCGCAACTTATCTTGCACCAGAGGGCTTGCTCTTGCTGAGGTTTATGATCCTGTGGCTAATAA ATGGGAGGCGTTGCCACCAATGCTCAATCCTCAGATGGACTGCTTAGGCTTGTCATTCAAAGGCAGATTTCATGTTCTCAGTGATCAAGTAGGCCTGCCAGACCAAAATACCTCTGAGGTTTTTACTCCATCCGATGGAACATGGCGCACTGTGGAAGACATCTGGCCTTTTTCCAGGGCAATGCAATTTGCAGCTCAGGTGATTGGAGATAATCGAATATATACTGTTGTAGACTGGGGCGAGAGCTTGATTAAAACAAGGGATACTGAAAAGGGAGAGTGGTACACCATAGGCTCAGTTCCGTCGGTGATTTTTCATGATCACCCTCGGCTGCTGGAGGCTTTTGGGTACGGTTTTGCTGCCTTAAGGCACGAACTATATGTTCTGGGAGGGAAGGCTCTCAGGTGGGAACAATCTGGTGCCGGGAGGTTTGACATTGTGAAGTTGGGTTTGGTGAGGGTTTGCAATCCATCAGCTAAGCCGTTAAAATGGAGGGAAACTAGACCGATGATTGGGTCAGCTCGTGGCACCGTTATAGGGTGCGCATCCATGGAAGAAGAATCTTCATTTTTAACACGGTGA
- the LOC126608976 gene encoding rhomboid-like protein 14, mitochondrial, producing MVIGNRRPRSNGMLPLLALHAVSEYYRLERKPRVTAGLIAANALVYLRPAFLDNILPSIQEVGFNPHLILKYGDLKRFFLSPFYHAGESHLVYNMLSLLWKGIQLESSMDSAEFASMVAVLLGMSQGMSLLISKSLLMFFDYDQSYYYEYSIGFSGVLFAMKVVLNSQAENSYVYGIPIPSHYAAWAELALAQMLVPGVSFIGHLGGILAGLVYIRLRGSYNGSDPLTAIFRGVFGVLKWPVRFLQRLFPRRQISGRGRVGGGQRGMSVTGFWRCHACTYENSAWLDVCEMCSTNRRGDGYGNGSGISPRSPHYSGDLTLEELRRRRLERFGRW from the exons ATGGTGATTGGAAATCGAAGGCCGCGATCGAACGGAATGCTGCCGCTGCTGGCACTTCACGCCGTCAGCGAGTATTACAGGCTCGAACGGAAACCGCGCGTCACCGCCGGACTCATCGCCGCCAACGCTCTCGTCTACTTGCGCCCAGCTTTTCTCGACAATATTCTTCCATCAATTCAAGAAGTCGGGTTCAATCCTCACCTCATCCTCAAG TATGGGGACTTGAAGCGGTTCTTCTTGTCGCCGTTCTACCACGCCGGAGAGTCTCACTTGGTTTACAACATGCTCTCCCTGTTATGGAAGGGGATTCAGTTAGAATCTTCAATGGATAGTGCTGAATTTGCATCCATGGTTGCTGTCCTGTTGGGTATGTCCCAAGGAATGTCACTGCTGATTTCCAAGTCTCTACTCATGTTCTTCGACTATGACCAGTCTTACTACTATGAATACTCTATTGGGTTTTCTGGGGTTCTCTTTGCCATGAAGGTTGTGCTCAATTCACAGGCTGAGAACAGTTATGTGTATGGAATTCCAATACCGTCTCATTATGCTGCGTGGGCAGAGTTAGCTCTTGCCCAAATGCTGGTACCTGGTGTCTCTTTTATTGGCCATTTGGGTGGAATACTTGCCGGTCTTGTCTATATCCGGCTGAGGGGTTCATATAATGGTTCAGACCCACTTACTGCTATCTTCAGAGGTGTTTTTGGTGTGCTGAAATGGCCTGTGAGGTTTTTACAGCGCTTGTTTCCGCGGAGGCAAATATCTGGTAGAGGACGTGTTGGTGGGGGTCAGAGAGGAATGTCTGTAACTGGTTTCTGGAGGTGCCATGCTTGTACGTATGAGAATTCTGCTTGGCTAGATGTATGTGAAATGTGTTCGACAAATAGGAGAGGGGATGGCTATGGCAATGGCAGTGGCATTTCACCTCGATCACCACATTATTCCGGTGACCTTACTTTGGAAGAGTTACGACGGCGGAGGTTGGAAAGATTTGGTAGATGGTAG
- the LOC126608446 gene encoding 50S ribosomal protein L18, chloroplastic-like has product MSASLSFLASSQQLWLRPQLVGVAATPSPRPQSRSLVVEAKATTKREDRTARHTRIRKTVEGTPERPRLAVFRSHKHLYVQVIDDSKMHTLASASTMQKPISEEFDYTSGPTIEVAKKVGEVIAKSCLEKGISKVAFDRGGYPYHGRVQALADAAREHGLQF; this is encoded by the exons ATGTCAGCTTCGCTTTCGTTCCTAGCGTCTTCTCAGCAGCTATGGCTGCGTCCTCAGCTCGTGGGAGTGGCGGCGACTCCGTCTCCAAGGCCTCAGTCTCGGTCTCTTGTcgtggaagccaaagccaccacCAAAAGAGAAGACAGGACCGCCCGCCATACCCGTATCAGAAAGACG GTTGAAGGGACTCCCGAAAGGCCCAGGCTGGCTGTCTTCCGCTCCCACAAGCATCTCTATGTCCAAGTGATTGATGATAGCAAGATGCACACACTTGCTTCGGCTTCAACAATGCAGAAACCCATCTCTGAAGAATTTGACTACACTTCTGGTCCTACCATT GAAGTAGCAAAGAAGGTAGGAGAAGTGATCGCAAAGTCATGTTTGGAGAAAGGGATCTCAAAGGTGGCCTTTGACCGTGGTGGATACCCATATCACGGACGTGTGCAAGCCCTTGCTGATGCAGCCAGGGAACACGGCCTTCAGTTCTAA
- the LOC126608728 gene encoding DEAD-box ATP-dependent RNA helicase 50 — protein sequence MLAKVPAPAAVNHHHHHLLRPKRLEPESWMAGTHSCKCLYLHQTRKWGISCSFSKRPTDNPAAAAEASYDLMDDFIVLGQDNTAPPTPTTRNTTTHRGNDRQPAPTSRRVAQSFGRLKVHRVKSIAEKPSRIKQEIDESDDEVNVQDAPPFVNSPSRLEFDGKKNRADARGLGGRRSSDSHSKEFRDMRRRKGTANNMDHSPVKRTENGFEPISDNQNKQHKPYRSDTNIARQKDSAPRGSSAHSKGWGNGGGSMYDLAELPDLNQRRKFSTDNDFFSRKSFRDVGCSEYMIECLKKQLFQRPSHIQAMAFAPVVEGKTSIIADQSGSGKTLAYLAPVIQRLREEELQGLSKSSSMSPRVVILVPTAELASQVLGVCRSMSKFGVPVRSMVVTGGHRQKTQMESLEQGVDILIATPGRFMYLIKEGFVHLSNLRCAVLDEVDILFNDEDFEAALESLINSAPVTTQYLFVTATLPLGIYNKLVESFPDCKVVMAPGMHRISSGLEEVLVDCSGDDGGERSPEKAFSNKKSALLQLVEGSPVPKSIIFCNKIETCRKVENILTRFDRSGTRIRVLPFHSALAQGSRLANMEEFTNSHSKEVSQFLVCTDRASRGIDFSGVDHVILFDFPRDPSEYVRRVGRTARGAGGIGKAFIFVVGKQVSLAGKIMERNRKGHPVHDVPAAYELLY from the exons ATGCTGGCCAAAGTTCCTGCTCCGGCGGCagtcaaccaccaccaccaccacctcctgcGGCCAAAACGCCTTGAACCAGAATCATGGATGGCGGGAACCCACAGCTGCAAGTGTCTCTATCTTCATCAGACGAGAAAATGGGGGATTAGTTGCAGTTTCAGTAAGAGACCCACCGATAACCCTGCAGCTGCAGCAGAAGCTTCTTATGACCTCATGGACGATTTCATCGTCCTTGGACAAGACAACACTGCCCCTCCCACTCCCACCACCAGAAACACTACCACCCATCGag GCAATGACCGTCAACCGGCACCTACTAGTAGGAGAGTTGCTCAAAGTTTCGGGAGATTGAAAGTACATAGAGTGAAATCTATAGCTGAGAAACCTTCTCGGATTAAGCAAGAAATAGATGAAAGTGATGATGAAGTAAATGTGCAAGATGCACCACCATTTGTCAATTCGCCTTCAAGACTTGAATTTGATGGGAAAAAGAACAGAGCAGATGCCCGCGGTCTTGGTGGAAGACGCTCAAGTGATTCCCACTCGAAAGAATTTAGGGACATGAGGCGGAGGAAGGGGACAGCAAACAACATGGACCATTCTCCTGTGAAAAGGACGGAAAATGGTTTTGAGCCAATCTCTGACAATCAAAACAAACAACATAAGCCTTATAGGTCTGACACCAACATAGCCAGACAAAAGGATTCAGCTCCAAGAGGTTCTTCTGCTCACTCAAAAGGATGGGGCAATGGAGGAGGGTCCATGTATGACTTGGCTGAGTTGCCCGACCTAAATCAGCGAAGGAAATTTTCCACTGACAATGACTTTTTCAGTCGAAAATCCTTTAGGGATGTGGGTTGCAGTGAATATATGATTGAATGTCTGAAGAAGCAGCTTTTCCAGCGCCCATCGCATATTCAG GCCATGGCATTTGCTCCTGTTGTTGAGGGGAAAACGTCTATTATAGCAGACCAAAGTGGATCTGGCAAGACATTAGCTTATCTTGCTCCAGTAATTCAGCGTTTAAGGGAAGAAGAACTTCAAGGGCTGAGCAAATCCTCATCAATGAGTCCTCGAGTTGTTATACTGGTACCAACTGCTGAGTTAGCTTCTCAG GTTTTGGGTGTTTGCCGTTCAATGTCAAAATTTGGGGTTCCAGTTAGGTCTATGGTTGTAACCGGTGGTCATCGGCAGAAAACTCAGATGGAAAGTTTAGAACAAGGTGTGGATATCCTAATAGCAACACCTGGTCGGTTTATGTATCTGATTAAAGAGGGCTTCGTGCACTTATCAAATCTAAGATG CGCTGTACTAGATGAGGTTGATATACTCTTTAATGATGAGGATTTTGAAGCAGCACTGGAAAGTTTGATCAATTCTGCACCTGTTACCACACAATATCTTTTTGTGACTGCGACGTTACCCCTTggaatttacaacaaattggtTGAATCCTTTCCTGATTGTAAAGTAGTCATGGCACCTGGAATGCACCGTATAAGCTCTGGCCTTGAAGAG GTGCTTGTAGATTGCAGTGGAGATGATGGAGGTGAAAGATCTCCAGAGAAGGCATTCTCAAATAAGAAATCTGCTCTTCTACAGCTTGTGGAGGGAAGTCCAGTTCCCAAATCGATAATTTTCTGCAACAAG ATTGAAACGTGCAGAAAAGTTGAGAATATATTAACACGTTTTGACAGAAGTGGAACTCGCATTCGGGTTCTACCATTCCACTCTGCCTTGGCCCAAGGATCAAGACTCGCAAATATGGAGGAGTTCACCAATTCTCATTCAAAGGAAGTCTCACAGTTTTTGGTTTGCACTGATAG AGCATCGCGTGGAATCGACTTTTCTGGCGTGGATCATGTTATACTCTTTGACTTCCCCCGCGATCCAAGTGAGTATGTACGACGTGTTGGAAGAACTGCCCGAGGTGCTGGAGGAATCGGAAAGGCGTTCATCTTTGTGGTGGGGAAACAAGTCTCCCTTGCGGGAAAGATAATGGAAAGAAACCGGAAAGGTCACCCGGTGCACGATGTACCAGCTGCATATGAGCTTTTGTACTAA
- the LOC126608445 gene encoding cation/H(+) antiporter 19-like yields the protein MAPPPPLVAPMKATSNGSFQGENPLDFAIPLLILQIVLVVVFTRTLAFLLKPLRQPRVIAEVIGGILLGPSAFGRSQKFLHTVFPAKAMTVLDTVANIGLLFFLFLVGLELDIRAIRRTGKKSLGIAVAGITLPFVLGVFTSFALRATVSKGVSQGPFLVFIGVALSITAFPVLARILAELKLLTTDVGRIAMSAAAVNDVAAWILLALAIALTGTNTSPLVSVWVLLSGAGFVGFCVIALRPLLAMMARRSPDGEPVKELYICITLSLVLSASFVTDVIGIHALFGAFVVGIIVPKEGPFAGVLIEKLEDLVSGLFLPLYFVSSGLKTNVATISGGQSWALLLLVIFTASFGKIVGTVTVSMACKVPFREALALGFLMNTKGLVELIVLNIGKDRKVLNDQTFAIFVLMALFTTFITTPLVMAVYKPARRGAPYKHRSVFRKNPDTELRMLACFHSTRNIPTVINLIESSRGTRKRGRLTVYAMHLMELSERSSAISMVHKARNNGLPFWNKKNDENNKDQMVIAFEAYEQLSSVKVRPMTAISSLDNIHEDICASAHQKNAAVILLPFHKHQRLDGNMESLGNAFRSVNERVLKHAPCSVGILVDRGLGGTAQVSASEVSYNIMVAFFGGRDDREALAYGMRLAEHPGIVMTLIRFVAPQGKTLSFGAKLVGITSDKNKEILKEEDCGGDQKEDDESLLAEYMNVMKNSGNKEGGGEPSMLYEEKVVDSKAEICVVLKSMAKNVNLFIVGRMPPTAPLVDSSSDCAELGPVGSFLASSDFSSTASVVVFQQYNPTSSQPLVVEEADYEVPDTPMA from the exons ATGGCTCCGCCGCCACCGCTGGTTGCCCCCATGAAGGCAACATCCAATGGATCGTTTCAAGGCGAAAATCCCCTAGATTTTGCTATTCCCTTACTCATCCTCCAGATTGTCTTGGTCGTTGTTTTCACCAGAACACTTGCATTCCTTCTAAAACCTCTGCGGCAACCTCGAGTTATAGCCGAAGTCATT GGAGGGATATTGCTTGGGCCGTCGGCATTTGGGAGAAGCCAGAAGTTTCTACACACCGTTTTCCCGGCAAAAGCCATGACTGTACTGGACACAGTGGCAAACATCGGActcctcttcttcttgttcCTCGTCGGCCTCGAACTCGACATCCGCGCCATTCGCCGCACCGGCAAGAAATCCCTAGGCATCGCCGTCGCAGGAATCACCCTCCCTTTCGTTCTCGGCGTCTTCACCTCCTTCGCACTCCGCGCCACCGTCTCCAAAGGAGTCAGCCAAGGCCCCTTCCTCGTTTTCATCGGCGTCGCCCTCTCCATCACCGCCTTTCCCGTCCTCGCCCGCATCCTCGCCGAGCTCAAGCTCCTCACCACTGACGTCGGCCGCATCGCCATGTCGGCCGCCGCAGTGAACGACGTCGCCGCCTGGATCCTCCTCGCCCTGGCCATCGCCCTTACCGGAACCAATACCTCCCCGCTCGTCTCCGTGTGGGTCCTACTATCCGGGGCCGGCTTCGTTGGCTTCTGCGTCATTGCCCTAAGACCCCTCCTAGCCATGATGGCGAGGCGGTCCCCCGATGGGGAGCCGGTGAAGGAGCTCTACATATGCATCACGTTGTCCCTCGTCCTGTCGGCGAGTTTCGTGACGGACGTAATTGGGATACACGCGCTGTTCGGCGCGTTCGTGGTTGGGATAATAGTCCCGAAGGAGGGGCCGTTCGCCGGGGTGCTGATAGAGAAGCTAGAGGATCTGGTGTCGGGGCTTTTCCTGCCGCTATATTTCGTGTCGAGTGGGTTGAAGACCAACGTGGCCACCATCAGCGGCGGGCAGTCGTGGGCGCTGCTGCTGCTGGTTATATTCACGGCGTCTTTCGGGAAGATTGTGGGGACAGTGACGGTGTCGATGGCGTGTAAGGTGCCGTTCAGGGAGGCGTTGGCACTTGGGTTTCTGATGAACACCAAGGGACTGGTGGAGCTCATTGTCCTCAATATTGGAAAGGATAGAAAG GTGCTGAACGACCAAACCTTCGCCATCTTCGTCCTAATGGCGTTATTCACCACCTTCATCACCACCCCACTAGTAATGGCAGTCTACAAGCCAGCACGCCGAGGCGCCCCCTACAAGCACCGCAGCGTCTTCCGCAAGAACCCCGACACGGAGCTCCGAATGCTGGCTTGCTTCCACAGCACCCGCAACATCCCCACCGTGATCAACCTCATCGAGTCCTCCCGCGGAACCCGCAAGCGCGGCCGCCTCACCGTCTACGCCATGCATCTCATGGAGCTATCAGAGCGCTCCTCCGCCATCTCCATGGTCCACAAGGCCCGCAACAACGGCCTCCCTTTCTGGAACAAAAAAAACGACGAAAACAACAAGGACCAAATGGTCATTGCATTCGAGGCCTACGAACAGCTCAGCTCCGTCAAGGTCCGCCCCATGACCGCCATCTCCTCCCTCGACAACATCCATGAGGACATCTGCGCCAGCGCCCACCAAAAGAATGCCGCCGTGATTTTACTCCCGTTTCACAAACACCAGAGGCTCGACGGCAACATGGAGTCTCTAGGAAACGCGTTTAGATCGGTCAACGAGCGTGTGCTTAAACACGCTCCCTGCTCCGTTGGGATTTTGGTGGACAGGGGTCTTGGCGGAACAGCCCAGGTTTCGGCCAGCGAGGTGTCGTATAATATTATGGTGGCGTTTTTCGGAGGGCGGGACGACAGGGAGGCGTTGGCGTACGGAATGAGGCTGGCAGAGCATCCCGGTATTGTGATGACATTGATTCGGTTTGTGGCCCCACAAGGAAAGACGTTGAGTTTTGGCGCGAAATTGGTCGGGATAACTTCTGACAAGAACAAGGAGATTTTGAAAGAGGAAGACTGCGGCGGCGACCAGAAGGAGGACGACGAGTCGCTTTTGGCGGAGTACAtgaatgtgatgaagaataGTGGGAATAAGGAGGGCGGCGGGGAGCCGTCGATGCTGTACGAGGAGAAGGTGGTGGACAGCAAGGCGGAGATTTGTGTCGTGTTGAAATCGATGGCTAAAAATGTCAATTTGTTTATTGTGGGGAGAATGCCTCCGACGGCGCCGTTGGTGGACAGTTCGAGTGACTGCGCGGAGTTGGGGCCGGTGGGAAGCTTCTTGGCGTCCTCAGACTTTTCGTCCACAGCGTCGGTTGTGGTGTTTCAACAGTATAATCCCACGTCGTCGCAGCCGCTTGTGGTGGAGGAAGCTGACTATGAGGTGCCGGATACACCAATGGCTTGA